The Synechococcus sp. BL107 nucleotide sequence GATCCGTCCCAATGACCAACCCTGAACAACAGACGTGAAGGAGTAGGCACTGCGGGGCTCTTGCTCGACGGCCAATTGAGCGAACAACGACGCCACGCCATCGGCACAAGCCAAGACCCCATGGTTCAACTGCGCTTCTTGACCGAGATGAACCTCCAGAAGATGACTATGGGCCGCTTCGCCCCGTGCCGAAAACACTTGTAGAAGCTCGAGCTGTGCTTTTTCTTCCACCACCAGCAACACCCTTGTCGGAATAAGGCCGGACGCGGCTGCCATGGTGATTTCCACTGGCGGAACCATGCCGCGAACCCGCAAGGCCAACAGTTGTTGAGCGGAAGCATGGTTGAACTCGATCAACCAGTCGTCGGACCATCCGCAACGATCAAGGGTGTGGCCTAAAGCAAGCTCCAGTTCCTTCGGCTCAAGGGGCGTGAGCCCCTCTGGCAAGGTCACACCCTCCAAAGGGTCATTCACGCCGTCAAGCACCAGGCGCACAACATCATCCAAACGGGGCGGAGCATCAGACGCGGTAGCCACGCTGCTGATCGGCATCCGAGCCACAGCTTCCAGTCGGCCCAGGTTGGTGAGTCGCCAGGCTTCATGCTTCCGCGTCGGCAAGCCAAGGCGAACAAGCGCTTCTTGACCGCGTTGCTGGACTGGTGCCAGCACCTGTTCCCTGGTGGACGCAGCCATGGCTAAGCGACTCCCTGGGCTGCGAGCTCTTTGTCCACCCAGTCGTAACCGGTCTGTTCTAGTTCCAGTGCCAACTCGCGACCGCCAGTCCGAAGGATGCGGCCCGCTGCCATCACATGGACATAGTCCGGGGTGATTTCATCAAGCAAGCGTTGGTAGTGGGTAATTAACAACATGGCGTTGTCTGCATTGGCCAACTGATTCACACCACCGGCGACGATGCGCAGGGCGTCGATGTCCAAGCCTGAATCGGTTTCATCGAGGATCGCCACAACGGGCTCAAGCAATGCCATCTGCAGGATCTCGTTGCGTTTTTTTTCGCCACCAGAAAAGCCTTCATTAACGCTGCGCTCCAGGAAGGCGGGATCCATCTGCACCACCTTCAAGCGTTCATGCACATGGTCTTCAAAGTCAAACGTGTCGAGCTCCTCGAGGTTTTGCTTCAGGCGCCGCGCATTGGTGGCAACCCGCAGAAACTCCAAGTTGCTCACTCCAGGGATTTCAACCGGATATTGGAAACCTAGGAACACACCAAGACGAGCCCGCTCCTCAGCTTCGAGCTCAAACAAATTCTCGCCGCGATAGCGCACCGTTCCGGAGGTGACGCGATAAGCGGGATGACCTGCAAGAACCTTAGAAAGGGTGCTTTTACCACTGCCATTGCGACCCATCACGGCATGGATCTCGCCAGCCCGAACCTGAAGATTCACACCCTTCAAGATCGGCTGATCTTCCACAGAGGCGTGTAGATCAGTGATGTCGAGGAGAAGCTCGGCGTCGGGGCGAATCACTTAAGGGAAAAGAGGAAAAAAGTGCAATTAATCAAGGGAGCGGGGGTCAACCCACAGACCCCTCGAGCTTGAGAGCCAGCAATTTGTCGGCTTCCGCCGCAAATTCCATGGGCAACTGGTTGAACACGTCACGGCAGAAGCCACTCACCATCATCGACACGGCCTCTTCAAAGCCAATGCCTCGGCTTTGGAGATAGAAGAGCTGATCTTCTGAAATCCGACAGGTGCTGGCCTCGTGTTCGATCGCAGCTTGGGGCTGTTGCGAACGGATGTAGGGATAGGTGTTCGCGGCTGCCTGATCGCCAATCAGCATGGAGTCGCACTGGCTGTAATTACGGGCGCCCTTCGCTCCTGGGCCCATCTGAACCAGGCCCCGGTAGCTGTTGCTGGAACGGCCAGCGCTGATGCCTTTGCTCACAATCGTGGAGCGGGTACGAGGTCCCACATGAATCATTTTTGTTCCCGTGTCCGCTTGCTGGCAGTTGTTGGTCAGAGCAACGGAATAAAACTC carries:
- the sufD gene encoding Fe-S cluster assembly protein SufD; the protein is MAASTREQVLAPVQQRGQEALVRLGLPTRKHEAWRLTNLGRLEAVARMPISSVATASDAPPRLDDVVRLVLDGVNDPLEGVTLPEGLTPLEPKELELALGHTLDRCGWSDDWLIEFNHASAQQLLALRVRGMVPPVEITMAAASGLIPTRVLLVVEEKAQLELLQVFSARGEAAHSHLLEVHLGQEAQLNHGVLACADGVASLFAQLAVEQEPRSAYSFTSVVQGWSLGRIEPRVVQVDGQASTTLKGLAVADAEQQLAVHTSVCFEGPDGELEQLQKCLAAGRSHTIFNGAINVPRKAQRTNAAQLSRNLLLSDRARVDTKPELEIVADDVRCAHGATVSQLQEDELFYLRSRGIGASDAAALLLRGACQEVVEKLPAHATAWRPLERVLEGLAS
- the sufC gene encoding Fe-S cluster assembly ATPase SufC, translating into MIRPDAELLLDITDLHASVEDQPILKGVNLQVRAGEIHAVMGRNGSGKSTLSKVLAGHPAYRVTSGTVRYRGENLFELEAEERARLGVFLGFQYPVEIPGVSNLEFLRVATNARRLKQNLEELDTFDFEDHVHERLKVVQMDPAFLERSVNEGFSGGEKKRNEILQMALLEPVVAILDETDSGLDIDALRIVAGGVNQLANADNAMLLITHYQRLLDEITPDYVHVMAAGRILRTGGRELALELEQTGYDWVDKELAAQGVA